In Centroberyx gerrardi isolate f3 chromosome 11, fCenGer3.hap1.cur.20231027, whole genome shotgun sequence, the following are encoded in one genomic region:
- the camlg gene encoding guided entry of tail-anchored proteins factor CAMLG has product MESAEANGQRSPEEKSSLSAAQRRAEIRRRKLLMNSEDRMNRIVGFAKNESENNGASRRPTEPRFHLDLDRTETWPSSSSASPRPSPFLPEAAGLGSRSHSATPERRGSPLPDCSEQLDGALEDEAVGLRQRPRGERASDDPSGSPRRGLQKYLSRFDDAMKLRGQLANEKPAQDGGSDTEEFDPFRIFRLIGSILLAVFVRVFVCKYLSIFAPFLTLELAYMGLYKYFPKVEKKNKTTVLTAALLLSGIPAEVINRSMDTYRRMGDVFADLCVYFFTFILSHEILQLVGSETP; this is encoded by the exons atgGAGTCCGCGGAGGCCAACGGCCAGAGGAGCCCCGAGGAGAAAAGCTCTCTGTCGGCGGCGCAGAGGAGAGCCGAGATCCGAAGGAGAAAACTGCTCATGAATTCAGAAGACAGAATGAACAGAATCGTGGGTTTCGCCAAAAATGAGTCTGAAAACAACG GAGCGTCCCGGCGTCCCACAGAGCCTCGCTTCCACCTCGACCTCGACAGGACGGAAACGTGGCCGTCGTCGTCTTCGGCCTCTCCGAGACCGTCTCCCTTCCTGCCGGAGGCTGCGGGCCTCGGCAGCCGCTCCCACAGCGCCACCCCGGAGAGGAGGGGCTCGCCCCTGCCCGACTGCAGCGAGCAGCTGGACGGCGCTCTGGAGGACGAGGCCGTGGGACTCCGACAGAGACCCAGGGGGGAGCGGGCGTCGGACGACCCCAGCGGCTCCCCGCGCCGAGGCCTACAGAAGTACCTGTCCCGTTTCGACGACGCCATGAAACTCCGAGGTCAGCTGGCCAATGAGAAGCCGGCCCAGGATGGAGGCTCTGACACAGAGGAATTTGATCCGTTCAGAATCTTCAGGCTCATCGGCAGCATCCTCCTCGCCGTTTTCGTCAGGGTTTTTGTCTGCAAGTATCTG TCAATATTTGCTCCATTTCTCACCCTGGAACTGGCCTACATGGGGTTGTACAAATACTTTCCAAAG gtagagaagaagaacaagaccACTGTGCTGACCGCCGCCCTGCTGCTGTCCGGCATCCCCGCCGAGGTCATCAACCGCTCCATGGACACCTACAGGAGGATGGGCGACGTCTTCGCCGACCTCTGCGTCTACTTCTTCACCTTCATCCTCTCGCACGAGATCCTGCAGCTCGTCGGCTCAGAGACTCCCTGA